In Bradyrhizobium sp. 1(2017), one DNA window encodes the following:
- a CDS encoding alkaline phosphatase family protein, translating into MARAKNVLWIMCDQLRYDYLGCTGHPTVKTPNIDAMARRGVLFSKAYVQSPICGPSRMSFYTGRYMRSHGSHWNGWPLRVGEPTLGDHLKKIGVRNVLVGKTHMAPDLEGMKALGIPPESVIGVHVAECGFEPYERDDGLHPTGRPRPKYDDYLRKQGFEATNPWEHWANSGAADDGSLQNGWLLVHADKAARVPDEHSETPYMTRRAMDFISEAETDGRPWCLHLSYIKPHWPYIAPEPYASMYSTDDMIPVIRSERERQNPHPVFGAYMDMRYSRNMARDDAREKVIPTYMGLITQIDDQMGVLMKFLEARGLLDTTMIVFTSDHGDYLGDHWMGEKDLFHEQSAKIPLIIIDPSREADATRGTRSDALVEAIDLAPTFVDYFGGKVPGHILEGRSLLPLLRGPTPPDWRRVAFSEYDYAMQDVRLKLNQPIERCRLFMVFDGRWKYIHASGFRPMLYDLVTDPEEFLDRGDDPECAGIVARLQAELFDWALHPNDHITTPREKIATYADNQLQVKGGILIGIWDEAELAAIKDGIAQRAKM; encoded by the coding sequence ATGGCGCGCGCGAAGAACGTTCTCTGGATCATGTGCGACCAGCTTCGCTATGATTATCTCGGCTGCACCGGCCATCCCACGGTGAAGACACCGAACATCGACGCCATGGCCAGGCGTGGCGTGCTGTTCAGCAAGGCCTATGTGCAGTCGCCGATCTGCGGTCCATCGCGGATGTCGTTCTACACCGGGCGTTACATGCGCTCGCACGGCTCGCACTGGAACGGCTGGCCGCTGCGCGTCGGCGAACCCACGCTCGGCGATCATCTCAAGAAAATCGGCGTGCGCAACGTGCTGGTCGGCAAGACCCACATGGCGCCCGACCTCGAAGGCATGAAGGCGCTCGGCATTCCCCCGGAATCGGTGATCGGCGTGCACGTCGCCGAATGCGGCTTCGAACCCTATGAGCGCGACGACGGCCTGCATCCGACCGGGCGGCCGCGGCCGAAATACGATGACTACCTTCGTAAGCAGGGATTTGAAGCCACCAATCCCTGGGAGCATTGGGCCAATTCAGGCGCGGCGGACGACGGCTCGTTGCAGAACGGCTGGCTGCTGGTGCATGCCGACAAGGCCGCGCGCGTGCCGGACGAGCATTCCGAGACGCCCTACATGACGCGGCGCGCCATGGATTTCATCAGCGAGGCCGAGACCGATGGCCGGCCATGGTGCCTGCATCTGTCCTACATCAAGCCGCACTGGCCCTATATCGCGCCCGAGCCCTACGCCAGCATGTATTCGACCGATGACATGATTCCAGTGATCCGTTCCGAGCGCGAGCGGCAGAATCCGCATCCGGTGTTCGGCGCCTACATGGACATGCGCTACTCCCGCAACATGGCGCGCGACGATGCCCGCGAGAAGGTGATCCCGACCTATATGGGCCTGATCACCCAGATCGACGACCAGATGGGCGTGCTGATGAAGTTTCTGGAGGCACGCGGCCTGCTGGACACGACGATGATCGTGTTCACCTCCGATCACGGCGATTATCTCGGCGATCACTGGATGGGCGAGAAGGACCTGTTCCATGAGCAGTCGGCAAAAATTCCGCTGATCATCATCGATCCCTCAAGGGAAGCCGACGCCACGCGCGGCACGCGCAGCGATGCGCTGGTCGAGGCGATCGATCTCGCGCCGACCTTCGTCGATTATTTCGGCGGCAAGGTGCCGGGCCACATCCTCGAAGGACGCTCGCTGCTGCCGCTGTTGCGCGGCCCGACGCCACCGGACTGGCGCAGGGTGGCATTCTCCGAATATGACTACGCCATGCAGGACGTGCGGCTGAAGCTGAACCAGCCGATCGAGCGCTGCCGGCTGTTCATGGTGTTCGACGGCCGCTGGAAATACATCCACGCCTCCGGCTTTCGCCCGATGCTGTACGATCTCGTAACCGATCCGGAGGAGTTCCTGGATCGCGGCGACGACCCTGAATGCGCCGGCATCGTCGCGCGGTTGCAGGCCGAACTGTTCGACTGGGCGCTGCATCCGAACGACCACATCACCACGCCGCGCGAGAAGATCGCAACCTATGCCGACAACCAGCTGCAGGTGAAGGGCGGCATTCTCATCGGCATCTGGGACGAGGCGGAGCTTGCGGCGATCAAGGACGGCATCGCCCAGCGCGCGAAGATGTGA
- the obgE gene encoding GTPase ObgE, with product MKFLDEAKVYIRSGDGGNGCVAFRREKFIEFGGPSGGNGGRGGNVIIEVADGLNTLIDYRYQQHFKAQKGENGMGSDRHGANGKNIVLKVPMGTQIFDEDRETLIHDFTKVGEKFVLAEGGNGGFGNAHFKSSTNRAPRNANPGQPGEERWIWLRLKLIADAGLVGMPNAGKSTLLSKVSAAKPKIADYPFTTLHPQLGVVNADGREFVLADIPGLIEGAHEGTGLGDRFLGHVERCRVLLHLIDATCEHAGKAYKTVRTELEAYGGQLTDKIEIVALNKIDAVEPDELKKQKDRLKRAAKKTPLLLSGVTGQGVKEALRALAEVIGESPVSAKAKSAAEAEPWSL from the coding sequence ATGAAATTCCTCGACGAAGCAAAGGTCTATATCCGCTCCGGTGACGGCGGGAACGGCTGCGTGGCGTTCCGCCGCGAGAAGTTCATCGAATTCGGCGGCCCTTCCGGCGGCAATGGCGGCCGCGGCGGCAATGTGATCATCGAGGTCGCCGACGGCCTCAACACGCTGATCGACTACCGCTACCAGCAGCATTTCAAGGCCCAGAAGGGCGAGAACGGCATGGGCTCGGACCGCCACGGCGCCAACGGCAAGAACATCGTGCTGAAGGTTCCGATGGGCACGCAGATCTTCGACGAGGATCGCGAGACGCTGATCCACGACTTCACCAAGGTCGGTGAAAAGTTCGTGCTGGCCGAAGGCGGCAATGGCGGCTTCGGCAATGCGCATTTCAAATCCTCGACCAACCGCGCGCCGCGCAACGCCAATCCCGGCCAGCCCGGCGAGGAGCGCTGGATCTGGCTGCGGCTGAAGCTGATCGCGGATGCCGGTCTCGTCGGCATGCCCAATGCCGGCAAGTCGACCTTGCTCTCCAAGGTCAGCGCAGCCAAGCCGAAGATCGCCGACTATCCCTTCACCACGCTGCATCCGCAGCTTGGCGTCGTGAACGCCGATGGCCGTGAGTTCGTGCTCGCCGACATTCCCGGCCTGATCGAGGGCGCGCATGAAGGCACCGGTCTCGGCGATCGTTTCCTCGGCCATGTCGAGCGCTGCCGCGTGCTGCTGCACCTGATCGACGCGACCTGCGAGCACGCCGGCAAGGCCTACAAGACGGTGCGGACCGAGCTGGAGGCCTATGGTGGCCAGCTCACCGACAAGATCGAGATCGTCGCGCTGAACAAGATCGACGCGGTCGAGCCGGACGAATTGAAGAAGCAGAAGGACCGCCTGAAGCGCGCCGCCAAGAAGACGCCGCTGCTGCTCTCCGGCGTGACCGGCCAGGGCGTCAAGGAAGCCCTGCGCGCACTGGCGGAGGTGATCGGCGAAAGCCCGGTCTCGGCCAAGGCCAAGAGCGCCGCCGAAGCGGAGCCGTGGTCGTTGTAG
- the rlmH gene encoding 23S rRNA (pseudouridine(1915)-N(3))-methyltransferase RlmH gives MRVAVIAVGRLKQGPERELADRYFERFDEAGRKLGFRELTVHEIPESRARDTATRMAEEAAAIGAHIPEKSILVALDERGQNLDSTVFARHLGRWRDEGAGHTIFVIGGADGLSPELRRKAKLAIAFGSATWPHQMVRVMLLEQLYRAATILAGHPYHRA, from the coding sequence ATGCGTGTTGCTGTCATCGCCGTGGGCCGGCTGAAACAGGGCCCCGAACGGGAGCTTGCCGACCGCTATTTCGAGCGGTTCGACGAGGCCGGCCGCAAGCTCGGATTCCGCGAGCTCACCGTCCACGAGATCCCCGAAAGCCGCGCGCGCGACACCGCGACGCGGATGGCCGAGGAGGCCGCGGCGATCGGCGCGCATATTCCGGAGAAATCGATTCTGGTGGCGCTGGACGAGCGCGGACAAAATCTCGACTCCACCGTATTCGCACGGCATCTCGGGCGCTGGCGCGACGAGGGGGCCGGACATACTATCTTCGTGATCGGAGGGGCGGACGGACTTTCGCCCGAATTGCGCCGTAAGGCCAAGCTCGCGATCGCGTTCGGCTCTGCGACCTGGCCGCACCAAATGGTCCGCGTCATGCTTCTGGAACAGCTTTATCGGGCCGCCACCATTCTGGCCGGCCACCCCTATCACCGCGCGTGA
- a CDS encoding DMT family transporter, with amino-acid sequence MPFFKSLSAYDDRSARLAGIALMVVSIFMFSFGDAMGKFLVGTYSVGQLLFLRACAALLLLSPLIWRQRHQFLHLERPGLQLIRVVLSTLEVAAFFLATVYLPLADVITYYLAGPIFVTAMSAIFLGEKVGWRRWTAILIGFCGVLIALRPSAQTVSLPALIALGGSLSFATLMLITRSLRKTPDIVMASSQFIGTFSLGAVLSAFHWVPPTSGSLVIFALAGCVSVTALFCVNRSLKLAPASVVVPYQYSMIVWAVIFGFVVFGDVPEVATIVGAAIIIGAGFYIYLRERDLGRESEPVNPPA; translated from the coding sequence ATGCCTTTCTTCAAATCTCTCTCCGCTTATGACGACCGCTCGGCGCGGCTGGCCGGCATCGCCTTGATGGTGGTGTCGATCTTCATGTTCTCGTTCGGCGACGCCATGGGCAAGTTCCTGGTCGGCACGTATTCCGTAGGACAGCTCTTGTTCCTGCGGGCCTGCGCGGCGCTGCTCCTGCTGTCGCCGTTGATCTGGCGCCAGCGTCACCAGTTCCTGCATCTGGAGCGGCCGGGCCTGCAGCTCATTCGCGTCGTGCTGTCGACGCTGGAGGTGGCGGCATTCTTCCTCGCGACCGTGTATCTGCCGCTCGCCGACGTCATTACCTATTATCTCGCCGGTCCGATCTTCGTCACCGCGATGTCGGCGATCTTCCTGGGGGAAAAGGTCGGCTGGCGGCGGTGGACCGCAATCCTGATCGGCTTCTGCGGCGTCTTGATCGCGCTGCGCCCTTCCGCACAGACCGTGAGCCTGCCGGCGCTGATCGCGCTCGGCGGCAGCCTGTCGTTTGCGACGCTGATGCTGATCACACGCAGCCTGCGCAAGACGCCCGACATCGTGATGGCGTCCTCGCAGTTCATCGGCACGTTTTCGCTCGGTGCCGTGCTGTCGGCCTTCCACTGGGTGCCGCCGACATCAGGCAGCCTCGTGATCTTCGCGCTGGCGGGATGCGTCTCGGTCACCGCGCTGTTCTGCGTCAACCGCTCGCTCAAGCTCGCGCCGGCCAGCGTGGTGGTGCCCTACCAATATTCGATGATCGTCTGGGCCGTGATCTTCGGCTTCGTCGTGTTCGGCGACGTACCGGAGGTCGCCACCATCGTCGGCGCGGCGATCATCATCGGTGCGGGATTCTATATCTACCTGCGTGAGCGCGACCTGGGGCGCGAGAGCGAGCCGGTGAACCCGCCGGCGTAG
- the proB gene encoding glutamate 5-kinase — protein sequence MASPELSQFRRIVVKVGSALLVDSDRGEVRASWLAALADDMAKLHREGRDVLVVSSGSIALGRSRLKLPRGTLKLEESQAAAAVGQIALARIWSEVLGAHGIGAGQILVTLQDTEERRRYLNARSTIGKLLEWRAIPVINENDTVATNEIRYGDNDRLAARVATMASADLLVLLSDIDGLYDAPPKNNPNARLIPVVESISSEIEAVAGDAESELSRGGMRTKVEAAKIATTGGTHMLIASGKIEHPLQAIADGGRCTWFLTPANPITSRKRWIAGTLEPKGTLTIDAGAVTALRAGASLLPAGVVKVEGQFARGDAVIVRGPDTSEVGRGLIAYDAEVAERIKGRSSPDVMAILGISGRSEMIHRDDLVVGG from the coding sequence ATGGCCAGCCCCGAACTCAGTCAATTCCGCCGCATCGTCGTCAAGGTCGGCTCCGCGCTGCTGGTGGATTCCGACAGGGGCGAGGTGCGCGCGTCCTGGCTGGCGGCGCTGGCCGACGACATGGCCAAACTGCACCGCGAGGGCCGCGACGTGCTGGTGGTCTCCTCCGGCTCGATCGCGCTCGGCCGCAGCCGGCTCAAATTGCCGCGCGGCACGCTGAAGCTCGAGGAGAGCCAGGCCGCAGCCGCCGTCGGCCAGATCGCGCTGGCACGAATCTGGTCGGAGGTGCTGGGCGCCCACGGCATCGGCGCCGGCCAGATCCTGGTGACGCTGCAGGACACCGAGGAGCGCCGCCGCTATCTCAATGCGCGCTCCACCATCGGCAAGCTGCTGGAGTGGCGTGCGATCCCCGTGATCAACGAGAACGACACGGTCGCCACCAATGAGATCCGCTACGGCGACAACGACCGCCTCGCCGCGCGCGTCGCCACCATGGCGAGCGCGGACCTGCTGGTGCTGCTGTCGGACATCGACGGGCTCTACGACGCCCCGCCCAAGAACAATCCGAACGCAAGACTCATTCCGGTGGTCGAGAGCATCTCGTCGGAAATCGAGGCGGTGGCGGGCGACGCCGAGTCCGAGCTGTCGCGCGGCGGCATGCGCACCAAGGTCGAGGCCGCCAAGATCGCGACGACCGGCGGCACGCATATGCTGATCGCCTCCGGCAAGATCGAGCATCCCTTGCAGGCGATCGCCGACGGCGGCCGCTGCACCTGGTTCCTGACGCCGGCCAATCCCATCACCTCGCGCAAGCGCTGGATCGCGGGCACGCTGGAGCCGAAGGGCACGCTGACCATCGACGCCGGTGCGGTGACGGCACTGCGCGCCGGCGCCAGCCTGCTGCCGGCCGGCGTGGTCAAGGTCGAGGGCCAGTTCGCCCGCGGCGATGCCGTGATCGTGCGCGGCCCTGATACCAGCGAGGTCGGCCGCGGCCTGATCGCCTACGACGCCGAGGTCGCCGAGCGGATCAAGGGCCGCTCCTCCCCGGACGTGATGGCGATCCTCGGCATCAGCGGCCGGTCGGAGATGATCCACCGCGACGATCTGGTGGTGGGCGGGTAG
- a CDS encoding MaoC family dehydratase: MTDFDPSQHRMIPTQRWFEDFVLGERFVLPSRTQTSAVFAAFQTASGDTHPVHYDVEYCRARGMPHLLAHGFQTLIHTAPGAGLFPFMVEESLVGFLEQASRFLKPVFADDTLYPALEVTELVPGRTTGVVTLRSTVFNQRKELVLDGMQKFLIRRRAAG, from the coding sequence ATGACCGATTTCGATCCCTCTCAGCATCGCATGATCCCCACGCAACGCTGGTTTGAGGATTTCGTCCTCGGCGAGCGTTTCGTGCTGCCGAGCCGCACCCAGACCTCGGCGGTGTTCGCGGCATTCCAGACCGCGAGCGGCGACACCCATCCGGTGCACTATGACGTGGAATATTGCCGCGCCCGCGGAATGCCGCATCTGCTTGCCCACGGCTTCCAGACCCTGATCCACACCGCGCCCGGCGCGGGCCTGTTTCCGTTCATGGTCGAGGAATCCCTCGTCGGCTTCCTCGAGCAAGCAAGCCGGTTCCTGAAACCCGTGTTCGCCGACGATACCCTGTATCCCGCGCTCGAGGTCACCGAGCTCGTGCCGGGGCGCACGACCGGGGTGGTGACGCTTCGCAGCACCGTGTTCAACCAGCGCAAGGAGCTGGTGCTGGATGGCATGCAGAAATTCCTGATCCGGAGGCGAGCGGCGGGTTAA
- a CDS encoding nicotinate-nucleotide adenylyltransferase → MSNTFVVPRFPAQAAPPYAEGMRIGLLGGSFNPPHQAHRAISQFALKRLQLDRIWWLVTPGNPLKENGALHELGARMQAAREVANDPRIEVSCLESVIRTRYTIDTINILCRRFPGLRFVWIMGADNLAQFHRWQDWRRIAAQVPMAIIDRPPQSFRALASPAGQALSRYRLPEDKAALLADRPAPAWVFLTGLKLNLSSTGLRNPDGSWKGTK, encoded by the coding sequence TTGAGCAACACATTCGTCGTGCCGCGTTTTCCGGCGCAAGCGGCTCCGCCCTACGCGGAGGGCATGCGCATCGGCCTGCTCGGCGGCTCGTTCAACCCGCCGCACCAGGCCCATCGCGCCATCAGCCAGTTCGCGCTGAAGCGATTGCAGCTCGACCGCATCTGGTGGCTGGTGACGCCGGGCAATCCGCTCAAGGAGAACGGCGCGCTGCATGAACTCGGCGCGCGCATGCAGGCGGCGCGCGAGGTCGCCAACGATCCCAGGATCGAGGTGAGCTGTCTCGAATCCGTCATTCGTACCCGCTATACTATCGACACGATCAACATCTTGTGCCGCCGTTTCCCTGGCTTGCGCTTTGTCTGGATCATGGGCGCCGACAACCTCGCTCAATTCCACCGTTGGCAGGACTGGCGGCGCATCGCCGCCCAGGTGCCGATGGCCATCATCGATCGCCCCCCGCAGAGTTTTCGCGCCCTCGCCTCGCCCGCGGGACAAGCATTATCGCGCTACCGCCTGCCCGAGGATAAGGCCGCATTGCTCGCGGACCGGCCGGCGCCGGCCTGGGTGTTTTTGACCGGATTGAAGCTGAATCTCTCCTCGACGGGCCTGCGGAACCCGGACGGGAGCTGGAAAGGTACGAAGTGA
- the rsfS gene encoding ribosome silencing factor: MKAQPDADKTLSLILSRLEDMKAEETVTIDLRGKSAYSDYMIVTTGRVNRHVGAIAENVTKSLKENGIKSIHVEGLPNCDWVLIDSGDVIVHVFRPEVREFYNLERLYTQGPGAAKAI, from the coding sequence TTGAAGGCGCAACCCGACGCCGACAAGACACTGAGCCTGATCCTCTCCCGCCTCGAGGACATGAAGGCGGAAGAGACGGTCACCATCGACCTTCGCGGCAAATCGGCGTACTCCGACTACATGATCGTCACCACCGGCCGGGTGAACCGGCACGTCGGCGCGATCGCGGAAAACGTCACCAAGAGCCTCAAGGAAAACGGCATCAAGAGCATCCATGTCGAGGGCTTGCCCAATTGCGACTGGGTGCTGATCGATTCCGGCGATGTGATCGTGCACGTATTCAGACCCGAAGTCCGCGAGTTCTACAACCTCGAGCGGTTGTACACGCAGGGCCCCGGGGCGGCGAAGGCGATCTAG
- a CDS encoding murein hydrolase activator EnvC family protein: MRAPLLNLLLITALAGASLAQAQTVTPPQTAAVSPDAIKQREQELEAARARQKSAEEAQAKLKAEITALGQDRTQLNQQLIDTAANVRTVETKIDETETRLRTLNGREQEMRASLDSRRADIVEVLAALQRAGRRTPPALLVRPEDALLSLRTAMLLGAVVPELRGRAEKIAGELGELVALRKTIATERDQLASDRDRVRNDQSRLTALVDERQRQQAAREKDLDAENSRAIALSRQVGDLQGLITKMEQDLQSAAKAAEKAAEAARQAEAKAAASAKSGPGAFKDKSRTTPAIAFASAKGLLPLPVNGNKIRDFGGSDGVGGVQKGISLATKPGSQVTTPCDGWVVYSGPFRSYGQLLILNAGGGYHVLIAGMERISVNIGQFVLTGEPVATMGSTSQVASILATNASQPVLYVEFRKDGTPIDPGPWWAANEGEKVRG, encoded by the coding sequence ATGCGAGCGCCGCTCCTCAACCTGCTGCTGATCACCGCTCTCGCCGGCGCAAGCCTCGCGCAAGCTCAGACCGTGACGCCGCCGCAGACCGCGGCGGTCTCGCCCGATGCGATCAAGCAGCGCGAGCAGGAGCTCGAGGCCGCCCGCGCCAGGCAGAAGAGCGCGGAGGAAGCGCAGGCCAAGCTGAAGGCCGAGATCACCGCGCTCGGCCAGGACCGCACCCAGCTCAACCAGCAGCTGATCGACACCGCCGCCAATGTGCGCACCGTCGAGACCAAGATCGACGAAACCGAAACGCGGCTACGAACTCTCAACGGCCGCGAGCAGGAGATGCGCGCTTCGCTGGATTCGCGCCGCGCCGACATCGTCGAGGTGCTGGCCGCCTTGCAGCGCGCCGGACGGCGGACGCCGCCGGCGCTGCTGGTGCGGCCCGAAGACGCGTTGCTGTCGCTGCGCACGGCGATGCTGCTCGGCGCGGTTGTGCCGGAGCTGCGCGGCCGCGCCGAGAAGATCGCGGGCGAGCTCGGCGAGCTCGTGGCCTTGCGCAAGACCATCGCCACCGAACGCGACCAGCTCGCCTCCGACCGCGACCGGGTCCGCAACGACCAGAGCCGGCTCACCGCGTTGGTGGACGAGCGGCAGCGCCAGCAGGCGGCGCGGGAAAAGGATCTCGACGCCGAGAATTCGCGCGCGATCGCACTCTCACGGCAGGTCGGCGATCTCCAGGGACTGATCACCAAGATGGAGCAGGACCTGCAGAGCGCCGCCAAGGCCGCCGAGAAGGCGGCCGAGGCTGCGAGGCAGGCCGAGGCGAAGGCGGCCGCCAGCGCCAAATCCGGCCCGGGCGCTTTCAAGGACAAGTCCCGGACCACGCCGGCCATCGCCTTCGCCTCGGCCAAGGGCCTCCTGCCTCTTCCGGTTAACGGTAACAAGATCAGGGATTTTGGTGGTTCCGACGGGGTCGGTGGGGTCCAGAAGGGGATTTCGCTGGCCACCAAGCCCGGCTCCCAGGTCACAACGCCGTGTGACGGCTGGGTGGTCTATTCCGGCCCATTCCGCAGCTACGGACAACTCTTGATCCTCAACGCCGGGGGCGGGTATCATGTCCTGATCGCCGGGATGGAGCGCATTTCGGTCAACATCGGACAGTTTGTGCTCACGGGGGAGCCGGTCGCGACCATGGGGTCGACCTCTCAAGTCGCCTCCATTCTCGCTACGAACGCGAGTCAACCTGTGCTGTATGTCGAGTTCCGTAAAGACGGCACTCCAATCGATCCAGGCCCATGGTGGGCCGCAAATGAAGGCGAGAAGGTTCGCGGATGA
- a CDS encoding glutamate-5-semialdehyde dehydrogenase, producing the protein MAAPLKAVDGNADRTSDLLALMSDLATRARAAARVLALAPPEQKNRALEAMERAIRGNAAAILAANAEDVAEARASGNATSSFIDRLTLTAARVEGMAEGIGVVRGIADPIGIVTESWQRPNGMTIERVRVPLGVVGVIFESRPNVAADAGVLCLKSGNAVILRGGSDSFRSCRAIHECLVQGLREAGLPEAAITLVPTRDRAAVGMMLSGLSGAIDVIVPRGGKSLVARVEQEARVPVFAHLEGVNHVYVDGSADLAMAKSIVLNAKMRRTGVCGAAETLLVDRAAASSLKPLVEMLLDAGCEVRGDDAVQNTDARVKPASDDDWDTEYLDAIIAAKVVDGVDGAIAHIQSHGSHHTDAIVSADERAANKFLNEVDSAIVLHNASTQFADGGEFGFGAEIGIATGRFHARGPVGAEQLTSFKYRVRGTGQTRP; encoded by the coding sequence ATGGCCGCCCCTCTCAAAGCCGTTGACGGCAATGCCGATCGGACCAGCGATCTCTTGGCGCTGATGTCCGATCTCGCCACCCGTGCCCGCGCTGCCGCGCGCGTGCTGGCGCTGGCGCCGCCGGAGCAGAAGAACCGGGCGCTCGAGGCCATGGAACGCGCGATCCGCGGCAACGCCGCGGCGATCCTCGCCGCCAATGCCGAGGACGTCGCGGAAGCCCGCGCCTCCGGCAATGCCACCTCCTCCTTCATCGACCGCCTGACGCTGACTGCGGCGCGGGTCGAGGGGATGGCCGAGGGCATCGGCGTCGTGCGCGGCATTGCCGATCCGATCGGCATCGTCACCGAGAGCTGGCAGCGGCCGAACGGCATGACCATCGAGCGCGTGCGCGTGCCGCTCGGCGTCGTGGGCGTGATCTTTGAGAGCCGCCCCAATGTTGCCGCCGATGCCGGCGTGCTGTGCCTGAAGTCGGGAAATGCCGTGATCCTGCGCGGCGGCTCCGACAGTTTCCGGTCGTGCCGCGCGATCCATGAATGCCTGGTGCAGGGCCTGCGCGAAGCCGGCCTGCCTGAAGCCGCGATCACGCTGGTGCCGACCCGCGACCGCGCCGCGGTCGGCATGATGCTGTCGGGCCTCAGCGGCGCCATCGACGTGATCGTGCCGCGCGGGGGAAAAAGCCTCGTTGCGCGTGTCGAGCAGGAGGCGCGCGTGCCGGTGTTCGCGCATCTCGAAGGCGTCAACCACGTCTATGTCGACGGCAGCGCCGACCTCGCGATGGCGAAGTCGATCGTGCTCAATGCCAAGATGCGCCGCACCGGCGTCTGCGGCGCCGCCGAAACGCTGCTGGTCGATCGCGCTGCAGCATCGAGCCTAAAGCCGCTGGTGGAGATGCTGCTGGATGCCGGCTGCGAGGTGCGCGGCGACGACGCCGTGCAGAACACCGACGCACGCGTAAAGCCCGCCAGCGACGACGATTGGGACACCGAATATCTCGACGCGATCATCGCAGCCAAGGTGGTCGACGGCGTCGATGGCGCAATCGCGCACATCCAGAGCCACGGCTCGCATCACACCGATGCGATCGTGAGCGCGGACGAGCGTGCGGCGAACAAATTCCTTAACGAGGTCGACTCCGCGATCGTGCTGCACAACGCCTCGACGCAGTTCGCCGACGGCGGCGAGTTCGGCTTCGGTGCCGAGATCGGCATCGCCACCGGACGTTTCCATGCTCGCGGCCCCGTCGGCGCCGAGCAGCTGACCAGCTTCAAATATCGCGTTCGCGGCACCGGGCAGACGCGGCCGTAA
- a CDS encoding Bug family tripartite tricarboxylate transporter substrate binding protein codes for MDRRKFMAGCLGGYLGLPLLAQAGGAQAQAGLTKVIFPFAAGAGGDTLCRLVAQEMAPVLQRTVVVENRTGGDGLIGIKAVKGASPDGGMVLVTTGPTMYLLPMVETAPSFDTVKDFVPVSLLARFEFALVINPAVDATDFKSFVTWLKAHPDKTSFGVPSNGTIPHFMGSKLEKDLGIPLTRVPYRGSAPILNDLVGGHISFGITTLADALPQHRAKGVKIIAVSSAERSPFAPDVPTLKESGIDLVADAWYGMWLPAGSPPDFAGKLGAAASAALAKPEVKEKLTAIGLIPVGSTPDGLTKELAANIALWQPIVKATGYKIEN; via the coding sequence ATGGATCGCCGCAAATTCATGGCCGGATGCCTTGGGGGATATCTTGGGCTGCCGCTTCTGGCGCAGGCGGGTGGGGCGCAAGCGCAGGCCGGGCTGACCAAGGTCATCTTTCCGTTCGCAGCGGGAGCCGGCGGCGATACGCTGTGCCGGCTGGTCGCGCAGGAGATGGCGCCGGTGCTGCAACGGACCGTCGTGGTCGAGAATCGCACCGGCGGCGACGGCCTGATCGGCATCAAGGCGGTCAAAGGCGCGAGTCCCGACGGCGGCATGGTGCTGGTGACGACCGGGCCGACCATGTACTTGCTGCCGATGGTGGAGACGGCGCCGAGCTTCGACACCGTCAAGGATTTCGTGCCTGTCTCGCTGCTGGCGCGGTTCGAATTCGCGCTGGTGATCAACCCGGCGGTCGATGCCACCGATTTCAAGAGCTTCGTGACGTGGCTCAAGGCGCATCCGGACAAGACCTCGTTCGGCGTGCCGAGCAACGGCACCATCCCGCATTTCATGGGCTCCAAGCTCGAAAAGGATCTCGGCATCCCCCTGACCCGTGTGCCCTATCGTGGCAGTGCGCCCATCCTCAACGATCTCGTCGGTGGCCACATCTCGTTCGGCATCACGACGTTGGCCGACGCGTTGCCGCAGCATCGTGCCAAGGGCGTGAAGATCATCGCGGTCAGCAGTGCAGAACGTTCGCCGTTCGCGCCCGACGTTCCGACGCTGAAGGAGAGCGGCATCGATCTCGTCGCGGACGCCTGGTACGGCATGTGGCTTCCCGCCGGCAGTCCGCCGGACTTCGCCGGCAAGCTCGGTGCCGCCGCGAGCGCCGCGCTCGCCAAGCCCGAGGTGAAGGAGAAGCTCACCGCCATCGGGCTCATTCCGGTCGGCTCGACGCCGGACGGATTGACCAAGGAACTCGCCGCGAACATCGCGCTGTGGCAACCGATCGTGAAGGCGACCGGATACAAGATCGAGAATTAG